From one Allorhizobium ampelinum S4 genomic stretch:
- a CDS encoding MFS transporter: MSPISTPASPPRQLNRADFRTLGLSALGGALEFYDFIIFVFFAGVIGKLFFPANMPDWLVTIQTFGIFAAGYLVRPLGGLILAHFGDVFGRKKVFAFSILLMALSTLGMAAMPTYASIGIAAPVLLIIMRLLQGVAIGGEVPGAWTFVSEHVPFRRVGFACGFLCSGLTLGILLGSLIATVINSMFTPEDVAAYAWRIPFFLGGFFGLVAVYLRRWLQETPVFAEMRQARTTVMELPLKTVLRDYPAAVIISMALTWVLAACLVVTTLMTATLLQKLYGYSAQIALSATSFGTLFLIFSTAASGAIVDKVGSGRFLMVGSVFLAAATFAFYTYASVSVPVLFVLYAVMGLSVGIVGAVPYVMVRAFPAPVRFTGLSFSYNVSYAIFGGLTPIAVASLLPINPMAHAYYLLFIAALAFVLGVYLTLKGDGIEAKAGIEELASRQTTATL; encoded by the coding sequence ATGTCCCCCATCAGCACTCCGGCATCGCCTCCCCGTCAGCTTAACCGGGCCGATTTTCGCACGCTTGGGCTTTCAGCCCTGGGCGGGGCCTTGGAATTCTACGATTTCATCATCTTCGTGTTTTTCGCGGGTGTAATCGGCAAGCTGTTTTTCCCGGCCAACATGCCGGACTGGCTGGTGACGATCCAGACCTTCGGAATTTTTGCTGCAGGCTATCTGGTGCGGCCCCTGGGCGGGTTAATCCTGGCCCATTTCGGTGATGTGTTTGGCCGCAAGAAAGTCTTTGCCTTTTCCATCCTGTTGATGGCGCTGTCTACCCTTGGCATGGCTGCGATGCCGACCTATGCCTCCATTGGCATAGCCGCACCCGTGTTGCTGATTATCATGCGGCTGTTGCAGGGCGTTGCCATCGGCGGAGAAGTGCCGGGTGCCTGGACCTTCGTCTCGGAACATGTGCCATTTCGCCGGGTCGGCTTTGCCTGCGGTTTTCTCTGCTCTGGCCTGACACTCGGCATTCTGCTGGGTTCGTTGATCGCAACCGTCATCAATTCGATGTTCACGCCGGAAGATGTTGCCGCCTATGCCTGGCGCATCCCGTTCTTCCTCGGTGGTTTCTTCGGCCTTGTCGCCGTCTACCTGCGCCGCTGGCTTCAGGAAACCCCTGTTTTTGCTGAGATGCGTCAGGCGCGAACGACAGTGATGGAACTGCCGCTGAAAACCGTGCTGCGCGATTATCCCGCTGCTGTCATCATTTCCATGGCTTTGACGTGGGTGCTTGCCGCCTGCCTCGTCGTCACCACGCTGATGACTGCCACGCTCCTGCAAAAACTCTATGGCTACAGCGCCCAGATCGCGCTGTCCGCCACCAGCTTTGGCACATTGTTCCTGATTTTCAGCACCGCTGCATCAGGCGCGATTGTCGATAAGGTCGGCTCCGGGCGGTTTTTAATGGTTGGGAGCGTATTTTTGGCAGCAGCAACCTTTGCTTTCTACACCTATGCAAGCGTTTCGGTTCCGGTCCTGTTTGTGCTCTATGCCGTAATGGGCCTTTCCGTGGGCATTGTCGGGGCCGTGCCTTACGTGATGGTGCGCGCCTTTCCCGCACCTGTGCGCTTCACCGGTCTGTCATTTTCCTACAATGTCTCCTACGCGATTTTCGGCGGATTGACACCGATTGCGGTCGCCAGCCTGCTGCCAATCAACCCGATGGCACATGCCTATTATCTGCTGTTCATCGCCGCCCTCGCCTTTGTGCTTGGCGTCTATCTGACGCTGAAAGGCGATGGGATAGAGGCGAAGGCTGGGATCGAGGAACTGGCAAGCCGCCAGACAACAGCAACGCTTTAA
- a CDS encoding FMN-binding glutamate synthase family protein, with translation MSYHNPNTPPRKSATFDDYTLAEIRRAAATGIYDIRGAGTKRKVPHFDDLLFLGASISRYPLEGYREKCDTSVVLGTRFAKKPIHLKTPITIAGMSFGALSGNAKEALGRGATIAGTSTTTGDGGMTDEERGHSQTLVYQYLPSRYGMNPKDLRRADAIEVVVGQGAKPGGGGMLLGQKISDRVANMRNLPKGIDQRSACRHPDWTGPDDLEIKILELREITNWEKPIYIKVGGARPYYDTALAVKAGADVVVLDGMQGGTAATQDVFIENVGMPTLACIRPAVQALQDLGMHRKVQLIISGGIRSGADVAKALALGADAVAIGTAALVAIGDNDPKWEEEYQKLGTTAGAYDDWHEGKDPAGITTQDPELMKRLDPVLAGRRLANYLKVMTLEAQTIARACGHNRLHNLEPEDLVALTMEAAAMAQVPLAGTNWYPGKAGF, from the coding sequence ATGAGCTACCATAATCCCAACACTCCGCCGCGCAAATCCGCGACCTTTGATGATTACACGCTGGCGGAAATCCGCCGCGCGGCTGCCACTGGTATCTATGACATTCGTGGTGCAGGCACCAAGCGCAAGGTGCCGCATTTTGATGATCTGCTGTTTCTTGGGGCTTCCATTTCGCGCTATCCGCTGGAAGGCTACCGCGAGAAATGCGACACATCGGTGGTGCTTGGCACGCGCTTTGCCAAAAAGCCAATTCATCTCAAAACGCCGATTACCATTGCGGGCATGAGCTTCGGTGCACTGTCGGGCAATGCCAAGGAAGCCCTTGGCCGTGGTGCGACCATTGCCGGAACCTCCACCACGACAGGTGATGGCGGCATGACCGATGAAGAGCGCGGCCATTCGCAAACCCTCGTCTATCAATATCTTCCCTCCCGCTATGGCATGAACCCGAAGGACTTGCGCCGCGCCGATGCCATTGAAGTGGTGGTTGGCCAAGGGGCCAAGCCCGGCGGCGGTGGCATGTTGCTGGGCCAGAAGATTTCTGACCGTGTGGCCAATATGCGCAACCTGCCCAAGGGTATCGATCAGCGCTCGGCCTGCCGTCACCCGGACTGGACGGGGCCGGATGATCTGGAAATCAAAATTCTGGAGCTTCGCGAAATCACCAATTGGGAAAAGCCAATCTATATCAAGGTTGGCGGTGCGCGGCCGTATTATGACACAGCACTGGCGGTAAAAGCCGGAGCCGATGTGGTGGTGCTAGACGGCATGCAGGGCGGCACGGCGGCGACGCAGGATGTGTTTATCGAAAATGTCGGCATGCCGACACTGGCCTGTATTCGCCCCGCCGTTCAGGCACTTCAAGACCTTGGTATGCATCGCAAAGTGCAGCTGATCATCTCTGGCGGCATTCGCTCTGGTGCAGATGTCGCCAAAGCCTTGGCGCTAGGCGCGGATGCTGTGGCGATTGGCACAGCAGCACTGGTGGCGATTGGCGACAATGACCCGAAGTGGGAAGAGGAATATCAAAAACTCGGCACCACCGCCGGCGCTTATGATGACTGGCATGAGGGCAAAGACCCGGCAGGCATTACAACACAAGACCCGGAACTGATGAAGCGGCTCGATCCGGTTCTGGCGGGTCGCCGTCTGGCCAATTACCTCAAGGTGATGACGCTGGAAGCCCAGACCATTGCCCGCGCCTGCGGCCATAACCGCCTGCATAATCTGGAGCCGGAAGATTTGGTGGCTCTGACCATGGAAGCCGCCGCGATGGCGCAAGTGCCTTTGGCTGGCACCAACTGGTATCCCGGCAAAGCCGGATTTTAA
- a CDS encoding alpha-hydroxy acid oxidase: MPIALTIDDLKRQAKRRVPKMFFDYADSGSLSESTYHANESDFSRIKLRQRVLVDMTERSLASTMIGEPVTMPVALAPTGMTGMQHADGEILAAEAAEAYGVPFTLSTMSICSIEDVALHTRRPFWFQLYVMKDRDFVNSLIDRAKAAHCSALVLTLDLQILGQRHKDLRNGLSAPPKFTPKHLWQMATKPQWCIGMANTRRRHFGNIVGHAKNVSSLSSLSAWTAEQFDPKLSWSDVAWIKERWGGKLILKGILDVEDARAAADSGADAIIVSNHGGRQLDGAPSSISMLASIVEAVGDRIEVHIDGGIRSGQDVLKALALGAKGTYIGRPFLYGLGADGRAGVQRALEIIARELDISMALCGKRLISEVNASILMGNPFAAGPC; the protein is encoded by the coding sequence ATGCCCATTGCATTGACAATCGATGACCTGAAACGTCAAGCAAAGCGCCGTGTCCCGAAAATGTTCTTCGACTATGCCGATAGTGGATCCTTGAGCGAGAGCACTTACCACGCCAACGAGAGTGATTTTTCCCGCATCAAGCTGCGTCAGCGGGTTCTGGTCGATATGACAGAACGGTCGCTGGCAAGCACGATGATCGGAGAGCCTGTGACCATGCCGGTGGCGCTCGCCCCGACCGGAATGACCGGCATGCAGCATGCCGATGGGGAAATTCTCGCGGCGGAAGCAGCTGAAGCTTACGGCGTGCCCTTCACGCTGTCCACCATGAGCATCTGCTCGATTGAAGATGTCGCGCTTCATACGCGCCGCCCCTTCTGGTTCCAGCTTTACGTCATGAAGGACCGCGATTTCGTCAACAGCCTGATCGACCGTGCCAAGGCTGCCCATTGCTCAGCACTGGTGTTGACGCTCGATCTGCAAATCCTTGGACAGCGCCACAAGGACCTGCGCAACGGCCTGTCGGCGCCGCCAAAATTCACCCCGAAACATCTCTGGCAGATGGCGACCAAGCCACAATGGTGCATCGGCATGGCCAATACGCGGCGGCGTCATTTCGGCAATATCGTCGGCCATGCCAAGAACGTCTCCAGCCTGTCTTCGCTCTCGGCCTGGACGGCGGAACAGTTCGATCCGAAACTGTCGTGGAGCGATGTTGCCTGGATCAAGGAGCGCTGGGGTGGCAAATTGATCCTGAAGGGCATTCTCGATGTGGAGGACGCCCGCGCCGCCGCCGATAGCGGGGCGGATGCGATTATCGTGTCCAACCATGGCGGTCGCCAACTGGATGGCGCGCCGTCGTCCATCTCCATGCTGGCCTCGATTGTCGAGGCGGTGGGAGACCGGATCGAAGTGCATATCGATGGCGGTATCCGCTCGGGTCAGGACGTGTTGAAGGCCCTGGCCTTGGGTGCCAAGGGGACCTATATCGGCCGACCGTTTCTCTACGGGCTTGGCGCGGATGGGCGAGCTGGTGTGCAGCGCGCATTGGAGATCATCGCCAGGGAGCTTGATATCAGCATGGCACTGTGCGGCAAGCGGCTGATTTCGGAGGTGAACGCCTCGATCCTGATGGGCAATCCCTTCGCTGCGGGACCTTGCTGA
- a CDS encoding ABC transporter ATP-binding protein — protein sequence MGALQLKDLNKSYGAVKVLHDIDLTIEDGEFVVFVGPSGCGKSTLLRIIAGLEDVTTGAINIDGRDVSQLSPAERKIAMVFQSYALYPHMSVRKNLAFGLENLKFKRAEIEARIAEAARMLAIEPYLDRKPRQLSGGQRQRVAIGRAIVREPEIFLFDEPLSNLDAALRVQTRAEITRLHRDIKTTMIYVTHDQMEAMTMADKIVVLKGGRVEQVGTPLDLFNNPCNLFVAGFLGSPRMNMLKGRIVGFQKGEVLIDVGYPQHLTASVDEAAAKPGQEVMVGIRPAHFQRVETGGLPFIVGYCESLGTETYLYGRMEGQEEQVILHQPGHFVAPEDSRLAVAPLAGTVHVFDPVSGLTLTRHRQQVSGGLAA from the coding sequence ATGGGAGCGTTGCAACTCAAGGATCTCAACAAGTCCTACGGCGCGGTGAAGGTGCTGCATGACATAGACCTGACCATCGAAGACGGCGAATTCGTCGTCTTCGTGGGGCCGTCGGGCTGCGGAAAATCCACCCTGCTGCGGATCATCGCCGGATTGGAGGATGTGACGACAGGTGCGATCAATATTGATGGCCGCGATGTCTCTCAGCTGTCGCCTGCCGAGCGCAAGATCGCCATGGTGTTTCAGTCCTATGCGCTTTATCCGCATATGAGCGTGCGCAAGAACCTGGCCTTCGGGCTGGAAAACCTGAAATTCAAGCGGGCCGAAATCGAGGCGCGGATCGCCGAAGCCGCAAGGATGCTGGCCATCGAGCCTTATCTGGACCGCAAGCCGCGCCAGCTCTCGGGCGGTCAGCGCCAGCGGGTGGCGATTGGCCGGGCGATTGTGCGCGAACCCGAAATCTTCCTGTTTGATGAGCCGCTCTCCAATCTGGATGCGGCCCTGCGGGTCCAGACACGGGCGGAAATTACCCGCCTGCACCGCGATATCAAGACGACGATGATCTACGTGACCCATGACCAGATGGAGGCCATGACCATGGCCGACAAGATCGTCGTGTTGAAAGGTGGCCGGGTTGAGCAGGTGGGAACGCCGCTCGATCTGTTTAACAATCCTTGCAACCTGTTTGTGGCAGGCTTCCTCGGTTCGCCCCGGATGAACATGCTGAAAGGCCGGATCGTCGGCTTTCAGAAGGGCGAGGTGCTGATCGATGTCGGCTATCCACAGCATCTTACCGCTTCTGTCGATGAGGCGGCGGCAAAGCCGGGCCAGGAGGTGATGGTCGGTATTCGCCCCGCGCATTTCCAGCGGGTCGAGACGGGTGGCCTGCCATTCATTGTCGGCTATTGTGAAAGTCTTGGGACTGAGACCTATCTTTATGGCCGGATGGAAGGGCAGGAAGAACAGGTCATCCTGCATCAGCCCGGCCATTTCGTTGCCCCGGAGGATAGCCGCTTGGCGGTCGCGCCCTTGGCTGGCACGGTGCATGTGTTCGATCCGGTTTCCGGCCTGACGCTGACCCGACACCGCCAACAGGTCAGCGGAGGCCTTGCTGCATGA
- a CDS encoding glycoside hydrolase family 88/105 protein: MHQPETGHPALQKTIDKVAVAFSRLKGIKEGLSGEGSASGIQFDEWDWEVGVGLYGFLRRAIASGDRKAIHDLVDWYAMQIGRGLPPRQINSTAPMLPLAILIGHVDRPDFNALVEDWAEWLVKNLPKTEDGGFQHVVKERLNEGELWDDTLFMAGLFLAQAGVHFGRKDWIDEAVYQFMIHARYLSDPVSGLWYHGWTFIGRHNFARAFWARGNAWITVAIPELFFLVPDIDEKDRRFLANVLKSQLRSLKAFQREDGMFHTLLDDPTSPLETSATAGIAYGILRGIEAGILPVEDKLHADRALAAVLRHIDDEGVVLGVSDGTPMGHDLDFYRRIPNLPTPYGQALALLLLTDVAMSSETTA, from the coding sequence ATGCATCAGCCAGAGACCGGCCATCCGGCCCTCCAAAAGACAATCGACAAAGTGGCGGTGGCTTTCAGCCGCCTCAAGGGGATCAAGGAAGGCTTGAGCGGGGAAGGCAGCGCAAGCGGCATTCAGTTTGACGAATGGGATTGGGAAGTAGGCGTCGGCCTTTACGGCTTCCTGCGCCGCGCCATCGCCAGTGGAGACAGGAAGGCAATCCATGATCTCGTTGATTGGTATGCGATGCAGATTGGTCGCGGCTTGCCGCCACGCCAGATCAACAGCACGGCACCAATGCTGCCGCTGGCAATCCTGATCGGTCATGTGGACCGGCCCGATTTCAACGCGCTGGTCGAGGATTGGGCCGAATGGCTGGTGAAAAACCTGCCGAAAACCGAGGATGGCGGCTTCCAGCATGTGGTCAAGGAACGCCTGAACGAAGGTGAGCTTTGGGATGATACCCTGTTCATGGCCGGGCTGTTTCTGGCGCAAGCCGGCGTTCATTTTGGCCGCAAGGACTGGATCGATGAAGCCGTCTATCAGTTCATGATCCATGCCCGTTATCTCTCGGACCCGGTCTCCGGTCTCTGGTATCACGGCTGGACCTTTATCGGTCGTCATAACTTTGCCCGCGCCTTCTGGGCGCGGGGCAATGCCTGGATCACCGTGGCGATCCCGGAACTGTTCTTCCTGGTGCCTGATATAGACGAAAAAGACCGCCGCTTTCTGGCCAATGTGCTGAAAAGCCAGTTGCGCTCGCTGAAAGCCTTCCAGCGCGAGGACGGCATGTTCCATACGCTGCTCGATGATCCGACCTCGCCGTTGGAAACCTCCGCCACCGCCGGGATTGCCTATGGCATATTGCGCGGCATCGAGGCGGGCATTCTGCCGGTGGAGGATAAGCTCCATGCCGACCGCGCCCTTGCCGCCGTGCTCCGCCATATCGATGATGAGGGCGTGGTGCTGGGTGTCTCCGATGGGACGCCGATGGGGCATGATCTGGATTTCTACCGTCGTATCCCCAACTTGCCGACCCCTTACGGCCAAGCGCTGGCTCTATTGCTGTTGACCGATGTGGCAATGTCATCGGAGACAACCGCATGA
- a CDS encoding ABC transporter substrate-binding protein: MSKILSGVSAIVLSALALSHPAFAETKTITFLFTDDDQSYVEHMAALSKQFEAAHPDVKVNFVSSGYDAVAKQLPVQLAVGEGPDLAKITDWQLAPFYLDMRPYMKDPDGYAKLHGESLNQLRLPGVNDPKSINGYVASQTLNLPFVNKTLFEQAEEPLPGPKATLKDIVEASARVAKKTGVQIPFTMDRSGHRFSGAAFSYGSSYVKDGKFSFPDEAAKTYIADLYNWTKDGSFPKEMWGAAGGSQYKNMGDEFVNGNVVTYLAGNWMVNPFQKKIGDAFEWTAINAPCGTAGCYAMPGATGIVGFKRTKYPEAVAQFIEFLGSEKVQREIAENYVILTGAEIDKPQYKLTDDNAKASMAVFNDNEKNVPQEARIFEKKKGGSALYQQIVQRMSQLIVGELTLQQTYDALAADIDKINVATATK; this comes from the coding sequence ATGTCAAAAATTCTGTCAGGCGTCAGCGCCATCGTCTTGTCGGCGCTTGCGCTCAGCCATCCGGCCTTTGCCGAAACCAAAACCATCACCTTTCTGTTCACCGATGACGATCAGTCCTATGTCGAGCATATGGCGGCGCTGAGCAAACAGTTCGAAGCTGCTCATCCTGACGTGAAGGTCAATTTCGTATCTTCAGGCTATGATGCCGTCGCCAAACAATTGCCGGTGCAGCTTGCTGTGGGCGAAGGCCCGGATCTGGCCAAGATCACCGATTGGCAATTGGCACCCTTCTATCTCGACATGCGGCCCTATATGAAGGACCCGGATGGTTACGCCAAGCTCCATGGCGAAAGCCTCAACCAATTGCGCCTGCCCGGCGTCAACGACCCGAAATCGATCAATGGCTATGTCGCCTCGCAGACCCTGAACCTGCCCTTCGTCAACAAGACATTGTTTGAGCAGGCGGAAGAGCCGCTGCCCGGCCCGAAAGCGACGCTGAAAGACATTGTCGAGGCTTCCGCCCGGGTGGCGAAAAAGACCGGCGTGCAGATCCCCTTCACCATGGACCGTTCCGGCCATCGGTTTTCCGGCGCGGCCTTTTCCTATGGCTCGTCCTATGTGAAAGACGGCAAGTTCAGCTTTCCCGACGAGGCCGCCAAGACCTATATTGCCGATCTCTACAACTGGACGAAGGATGGCAGCTTTCCCAAGGAAATGTGGGGCGCTGCCGGCGGCTCGCAATATAAGAACATGGGCGATGAATTCGTCAACGGCAATGTCGTGACCTATCTGGCCGGCAACTGGATGGTCAATCCGTTCCAGAAGAAGATCGGCGACGCCTTCGAATGGACGGCAATCAACGCGCCCTGCGGCACCGCTGGCTGCTATGCCATGCCGGGTGCCACCGGGATTGTCGGCTTCAAACGCACCAAATACCCGGAAGCTGTCGCCCAATTCATCGAATTTCTCGGCTCAGAGAAAGTCCAACGCGAGATTGCCGAAAACTACGTGATCCTGACGGGTGCCGAAATCGACAAGCCGCAATACAAGCTGACGGACGACAATGCCAAGGCGTCCATGGCCGTCTTCAACGACAACGAAAAGAACGTGCCGCAGGAAGCGCGGATTTTTGAAAAGAAAAAAGGCGGCTCGGCGCTTTACCAGCAGATCGTCCAGCGCATGAGCCAGTTGATCGTCGGCGAATTGACGTTGCAACAAACCTATGACGCCCTGGCCGCCGATATCGACAAGATCAACGTGGCAACGGCGACGAAGTGA
- the glnT gene encoding type III glutamate--ammonia ligase, whose product MTQDLAQFAAERGIKYFMISYTDLFGAQRAKLVPAQAIADMQKDGAGFAGFATWLDLTPAHPDLFAVPDASSVIQLPWKKDVAWVAADCVMDDKPVEQAPRVMLKKLVDEAASMGLRVKTGVEPEFFLISADGKTISDEFDTAEKPCYDQQALMRRYDVIAEICDHMLELGWKPYQNDHEDANGQFEMNWEYDDALKTADKHSFFKFMVKSVAEKHGLRATFMPKPFKGLTGNGCHAHISVWDNDGKVNAFADKAMPFGLSAKGKTFLGGIMKHASALAAVTNPTVNSYKRINAPRTVSGATWAPNTVTWTGNNRTHMVRVPGPGRFELRLPDGAVNPYLLQAIIIAAGLSGLKTNADPGPHYDIDMYREGHTVTDAPKLPLNLLDALRAYEADTELQQALGEEFSAAYLKLKHGEWTSYCSQFTPWEHQTTLDI is encoded by the coding sequence GTGACACAGGATCTTGCACAATTCGCCGCTGAACGCGGCATTAAATATTTCATGATCAGCTATACCGACCTGTTTGGTGCGCAACGCGCCAAGCTGGTGCCCGCCCAAGCCATTGCCGACATGCAAAAGGATGGCGCTGGCTTTGCAGGCTTTGCCACTTGGCTGGACCTCACCCCCGCCCATCCCGATCTCTTCGCTGTTCCAGACGCCTCTTCCGTGATCCAATTGCCATGGAAAAAAGACGTGGCATGGGTTGCCGCCGATTGCGTGATGGACGACAAGCCGGTGGAGCAAGCGCCGCGTGTGATGCTCAAAAAGCTGGTAGATGAAGCAGCAAGCATGGGCCTTCGGGTCAAGACCGGGGTGGAACCGGAATTCTTCCTTATCTCTGCCGACGGCAAGACCATTTCCGATGAATTCGACACCGCCGAAAAGCCCTGCTACGACCAACAGGCCTTGATGCGCCGTTATGATGTGATTGCCGAAATCTGCGATCACATGCTGGAATTGGGCTGGAAGCCCTATCAAAACGACCATGAAGACGCCAACGGCCAGTTTGAGATGAACTGGGAATATGACGACGCGCTGAAAACCGCCGACAAGCATTCCTTCTTCAAATTCATGGTCAAATCGGTGGCTGAAAAGCATGGGCTTCGTGCCACCTTCATGCCAAAGCCCTTCAAGGGCCTCACGGGCAATGGTTGCCATGCCCATATCTCGGTGTGGGATAATGACGGCAAGGTCAATGCCTTTGCCGACAAGGCCATGCCCTTTGGCCTGTCTGCCAAGGGCAAAACCTTCCTTGGCGGAATTATGAAACATGCATCCGCTCTGGCTGCCGTCACCAACCCCACGGTCAACTCTTACAAGCGTATCAATGCGCCGCGCACGGTGTCTGGTGCCACATGGGCACCCAACACCGTGACATGGACCGGCAATAATCGCACCCATATGGTGCGTGTGCCGGGTCCAGGCCGGTTTGAGCTGCGCCTGCCCGATGGTGCCGTGAACCCTTATCTGCTTCAGGCCATCATCATTGCAGCGGGCCTGTCGGGTCTGAAAACCAATGCCGATCCCGGCCCGCATTACGACATCGATATGTACCGCGAAGGTCATACGGTGACCGACGCCCCGAAACTGCCGCTGAACCTTCTGGATGCGTTGCGCGCCTATGAAGCCGACACAGAGCTGCAACAGGCCTTGGGAGAGGAGTTCTCTGCCGCCTATCTCAAGCTCAAGCATGGCGAGTGGACAAGCTATTGCTCACAATTCACCCCATGGGAGCACCAGACAACACTGGACATTTGA
- a CDS encoding glycoside hydrolase family 28 protein: protein MTQTLEIVIDHQDGDRTQAIQAAMDHVSASGGGRVSLKAGSHQVGGLTLRSGVELHLGEGAVLRPVPDYQAYGDNIVSVIAEKSNRAMLVARGADTIALTGSGRIDAGGDAFIAGDDVSVGVFIPAEFRPRVLVLEGCRGVRLDHIKVENSPMWTLHFVNCEDVSLANVAIRNNCRLPNTDGIVLDACRRVLIEDCTISTADDGICLKTSVGPDGKAIGTCEDVLVRRCTVSSQSCALKLGTESFGDFSRVVFEDCRVEQSNRGLGIFSRDGGKVSDVRFSRISLDCRETPDGFWGSGEALTVTVVDRVPERPAGAVRGLVIEDITGRMEGTVNLVSMAGAGIHDVALHRVHLAQQTGVLGTALRYDMRPTNADLAPSPEAHGRANAWTRGADGRIVGLIDYPGGMPGVFALGVDGLTIDDLVIDRPQPLPEGWNPLDFVQQ, encoded by the coding sequence ATGACCCAGACGCTGGAGATTGTCATCGATCATCAGGACGGCGACCGCACGCAAGCCATTCAGGCGGCAATGGACCATGTGTCTGCCTCTGGCGGCGGCAGGGTTTCGCTCAAAGCTGGATCGCATCAGGTTGGCGGGCTGACGCTTCGCTCCGGTGTCGAGCTGCATCTGGGGGAGGGAGCAGTCTTGCGGCCCGTGCCGGATTATCAGGCCTATGGCGACAATATCGTCTCGGTCATTGCCGAAAAATCCAACCGGGCCATGCTGGTGGCACGCGGTGCGGACACGATCGCGCTGACCGGGTCGGGCCGTATTGATGCTGGCGGAGACGCATTCATTGCCGGTGACGATGTCAGTGTCGGCGTATTCATTCCGGCGGAATTTCGTCCCCGTGTTCTGGTGCTGGAGGGGTGCCGGGGCGTTCGTCTCGACCATATTAAGGTCGAGAACTCGCCAATGTGGACGCTGCATTTCGTCAATTGTGAGGATGTCAGCCTCGCCAATGTGGCGATCCGCAACAATTGCCGCCTGCCCAATACCGATGGCATCGTGCTGGACGCCTGCCGCCGGGTGTTGATTGAGGATTGCACGATCTCCACCGCCGATGATGGTATCTGCCTGAAAACCAGCGTCGGGCCGGATGGAAAGGCGATTGGCACCTGCGAGGATGTGCTGGTGCGCCGCTGCACCGTTTCCAGCCAGAGCTGCGCGCTGAAGCTGGGAACTGAAAGTTTCGGCGATTTCTCCCGCGTGGTGTTTGAGGATTGCCGGGTTGAACAATCCAACCGGGGCCTGGGGATTTTTTCCCGCGATGGCGGAAAGGTCTCCGATGTCAGGTTCTCCCGGATCAGCCTGGACTGCCGGGAGACGCCGGACGGGTTCTGGGGTTCCGGCGAGGCGCTGACGGTCACGGTGGTGGACCGGGTGCCGGAGCGCCCGGCGGGTGCGGTGCGAGGACTTGTTATTGAGGACATCACCGGGCGGATGGAAGGCACGGTCAACCTCGTCTCCATGGCCGGTGCCGGTATTCACGATGTGGCGTTGCATCGGGTGCATCTAGCCCAGCAAACCGGGGTACTTGGCACCGCGTTGCGCTATGATATGCGTCCGACCAATGCCGATCTGGCACCTTCGCCCGAGGCTCATGGCCGGGCCAATGCCTGGACGCGTGGGGCTGACGGACGCATCGTGGGGCTCATCGACTATCCGGGCGGAATGCCGGGCGTGTTTGCCCTTGGGGTGGACGGGCTGACTATAGACGATCTCGTTATCGACAGGCCGCAGCCCCTGCCGGAGGGCTGGAACCCGCTGGATTTCGTCCAACAGTAA